One Chloroflexota bacterium genomic window carries:
- a CDS encoding glycosyltransferase family 4 protein has protein sequence MQTVYSVGVRLGRGAIGLIALKAAEGLQRASILSRLIVGAHEGVLAPDVRSLGLINRGLKRLAFMEPSGQATDWTDVVFDVWAQGQVSACDVFHGWGNMCLRQLRAAHRHGARTIVERATTHVLMQAELLAEEADRWGLKRPLTVQSAVRRGVAENAESDYVIVPSRFAYDSFVVHGTPLARIILNPFGVDINRFRPPTQRRSGPFRALFVGLVSAQKGVPDLLEAWKRAAIPDGELHIAGLIGKEMPPLLAPFRDLPGVRFIGHIDPAQAYRDADVFIFPSIQEGSALVTYEAMASGLPVIVTPNCGSIARDGEHGFVVPIREPDRLAECLIALARNPEQRAAMGAAGRRHVEQYTWEQYGARLASAHQRIARGESPDGPDWLIYAKGA, from the coding sequence ATGCAGACCGTTTACTCGGTCGGCGTTCGACTCGGCCGCGGCGCGATCGGGCTGATTGCACTCAAAGCCGCCGAGGGCTTGCAGCGCGCCAGCATCCTTTCGCGCCTGATTGTCGGTGCGCACGAAGGCGTCCTCGCACCCGATGTTCGCTCCCTGGGCCTGATTAACCGGGGGCTGAAGAGACTGGCCTTCATGGAGCCGAGCGGGCAAGCAACCGACTGGACCGACGTTGTGTTCGATGTCTGGGCGCAGGGACAGGTGTCCGCCTGCGACGTGTTCCATGGATGGGGCAATATGTGCCTGCGACAACTGCGCGCAGCGCACCGACACGGCGCGCGCACAATCGTCGAGCGCGCGACAACACACGTGCTGATGCAAGCTGAACTACTGGCGGAAGAAGCCGATCGATGGGGACTCAAGCGGCCGCTCACGGTGCAAAGCGCGGTGCGGCGCGGTGTGGCCGAGAACGCCGAATCCGACTATGTGATCGTGCCGTCGCGCTTCGCCTATGATAGCTTCGTCGTGCACGGTACACCACTCGCACGTATTATTTTGAATCCGTTTGGTGTGGACATCAACCGCTTTAGGCCCCCGACACAGCGCCGCAGCGGCCCGTTTCGTGCGCTGTTTGTCGGACTTGTCAGCGCACAGAAAGGCGTGCCCGACCTGCTGGAAGCCTGGAAGCGGGCGGCCATTCCGGATGGTGAACTGCATATCGCCGGGTTGATTGGCAAGGAGATGCCCCCCCTACTGGCTCCATTCCGCGACCTGCCGGGAGTTCGCTTCATCGGGCACATCGACCCGGCGCAGGCGTACCGCGATGCCGACGTGTTCATCTTCCCATCAATCCAAGAAGGCAGCGCACTCGTTACGTACGAGGCGATGGCGAGCGGGTTGCCGGTCATCGTCACGCCCAATTGCGGCTCCATCGCGCGCGACGGCGAGCACGGTTTCGTTGTGCCGATCCGCGAGCCCGATCGGCTAGCCGAATGCCTGATCGCGCTGGCACGCAATCCGGAGCAGCGCGCCGCGATGGGCGCAGCCGGGCGCCGGCATGTCGAACAATATACTTGGGAACAGTACGGGGCGCGGCTTGCCAGCGCACATCAACGCATCGCGCGCGGCGAATCGCCCGACGGGCCAGATTGGCTAATTTACGCAAAAGGGGCATAG
- a CDS encoding methyltransferase domain-containing protein has translation MHGPFVQHIVRYAQMAAGASAIEVGCGSARFTACLALMGFRVTALDVSPTMLENALDMQRQAEALLGGNAAL, from the coding sequence ATGCACGGGCCATTCGTACAGCATATCGTACGCTACGCACAGATGGCGGCTGGCGCGTCCGCGATTGAGGTCGGCTGTGGCAGTGCACGGTTCACCGCTTGCCTGGCGCTGATGGGCTTTCGCGTCACCGCGCTCGACGTGTCGCCGACGATGCTTGAGAATGCACTGGACATGCAGCGCCAGGCTGAGGCACTGCTCGGGGGTAATGCCGCCCTATAG
- a CDS encoding PD40 domain-containing protein, with protein MNSRKTTRWLIACASMLWIALVVLIPSISQSSAPPKTRTVNPAGSIVFSDGPIASGITTNIWIMDPDGANATQLTNLPGINFFPAISRDGSRIAFSAYDSSLWVMNSDGSNLHQLPMPGHTNCIEWSPDGTKLLVSNDSVDWWEIWTMNADGTGAVRLTTHTWPSSRPAWSPDGQKIAYIVANPGYYMDLWIVNQDGSNDHEVLSSSSGFSHHSPRWAPDGSRIATVRWIAGTSFDTAIRQLTVMNPDGTSEVPIVTNVDSPDYLSIFWTLNSQWLVFGKEGAAWKVERTGLNLAKIGTSSAWMPSTNAITFDGVQVVYVPVLMAPAQTATPTATPSPTPTATPPSIRGRVTYTGTPAANVSLDLRFYNGSSWSTAASTTTGADGKYSFLNVPSLGANQGYYVRYRNSSDASRLWSWSTRLLTSYTNGTDVAIGDFDVANIKLTAPPDQAAWSLPLLFTWIARPQSPSDSYVFTIYDAATGSPFAQTFPLGYVNQFTLNSLPPTFTYNHLYAWEIWACAPDGGCGISYEARRVTLLAGAAPSHAPDAYGGWASPPPATVPADIPQRIGR; from the coding sequence ATGAACTCTCGAAAGACGACCCGCTGGTTGATTGCATGCGCATCCATGCTTTGGATCGCGCTTGTCGTGCTGATCCCCTCCATTTCCCAATCTTCCGCTCCGCCCAAAACACGCACTGTAAATCCCGCTGGCTCGATTGTATTCTCTGATGGACCAATTGCCTCCGGCATCACGACCAACATTTGGATCATGGATCCGGACGGCGCTAACGCAACGCAGTTGACCAATTTGCCCGGAATAAACTTCTTCCCGGCCATATCACGTGACGGGTCGCGTATTGCATTTTCGGCCTATGACAGTTCGCTTTGGGTAATGAATAGTGACGGCAGCAACCTTCATCAGTTGCCGATGCCGGGGCACACTAATTGCATTGAATGGTCTCCAGACGGCACCAAACTGCTAGTCAGCAATGACAGCGTGGATTGGTGGGAAATCTGGACCATGAACGCCGACGGCACCGGCGCCGTGCGGCTCACAACTCATACCTGGCCGAGCAGCCGACCCGCCTGGTCTCCCGATGGACAAAAAATCGCATACATAGTTGCCAACCCTGGTTATTACATGGATCTCTGGATCGTGAACCAGGACGGATCGAACGATCATGAAGTGCTGTCGTCAAGCAGCGGCTTCTCGCATCATTCTCCGCGATGGGCCCCCGATGGAAGCCGGATCGCCACAGTTCGCTGGATAGCCGGTACGTCGTTTGACACGGCCATTCGACAACTAACAGTGATGAACCCCGATGGCACATCGGAAGTTCCAATTGTCACCAATGTTGACTCGCCAGATTACCTTAGCATTTTCTGGACACTCAACAGCCAGTGGCTTGTGTTTGGCAAAGAGGGCGCCGCATGGAAGGTTGAACGAACCGGGCTAAACCTAGCGAAGATCGGCACATCAAGCGCATGGATGCCATCGACCAATGCGATCACCTTTGACGGCGTACAAGTCGTGTATGTCCCCGTCTTGATGGCGCCGGCTCAGACGGCCACGCCGACCGCCACACCGTCACCCACGCCGACTGCGACCCCACCGAGTATCCGGGGGCGCGTAACGTACACGGGTACCCCGGCGGCCAACGTATCGCTCGACTTGCGGTTCTACAACGGATCGTCCTGGTCCACCGCGGCGTCGACAACCACTGGCGCGGACGGAAAGTACTCTTTCCTCAACGTGCCGTCGCTTGGCGCAAATCAGGGCTACTATGTGCGTTACCGAAATTCGTCCGATGCCTCACGTCTTTGGAGTTGGAGTACGCGACTCTTGACCAGCTACACCAATGGGACCGATGTCGCCATCGGCGACTTCGACGTTGCCAATATCAAGTTGACGGCGCCGCCGGATCAAGCCGCATGGTCGCTGCCGCTCCTATTCACATGGATCGCCCGTCCGCAGTCACCGTCCGATAGCTATGTGTTCACTATCTACGATGCGGCGACGGGCAGCCCGTTCGCCCAGACGTTCCCGCTTGGATATGTGAACCAGTTCACGCTGAACTCGTTGCCACCTACTTTCACCTACAATCATCTGTACGCTTGGGAAATCTGGGCGTGCGCGCCTGACGGAGGCTGCGGAATTTCATATGAAGCCAGACGAGTAACCTTGTTGGCTGGGGCCGCACCAAGCCATGCGCCGGATGCGTACGGCGGTTGGGCTTCACCGCCGCCAGCGACCGTACCCGCAGATATTCCGCAACGAATTGGGCGATAG
- a CDS encoding oligosaccharide flippase family protein: MFVLLSSYLNLAVGFVVTILLTRQLSPEAFGIVSLGTFFLGLLDVRSKFGFEHAFTQRQPTTPEAIDTYLGLQLGFGLATVLVALVAWLPLGWLGYAVEVREALLILAALALVDAAGAVPRVALEKELNFRATSVVVSVALLVSNVVAVIMAFTGFGYWSLLAQVGVNAFVGAVGYWRVAGLRARPRVNRDIAVWMLRFGGVMAVGSVATLILLQYDNFLVGTFAGVATLGFYERAYKVAQWPTGLVTHVVSRSAFPTYAKLQDDRPRLSKAFNLTLWLITTLSLPVAIALFVSAPDFIELIFGGAWLPSALFLRVLIGYSLLRPLLDDTGALFTALGKPHLSSLTVGAQAVALILFATPLTLIYGAVGTAIGVGIAFVVGVIVAYRNVARQVDLAFGDTFLRPALAAAAALAVYALVRLGGDFNVLPVPARFVLKAGLASITYVSVALLLDRRTLIDRTRYIVSFLRATPNSEGNP; encoded by the coding sequence GTGTTCGTACTCTTGAGTTCGTACCTGAATCTGGCCGTTGGCTTCGTCGTCACAATACTGTTGACCCGGCAATTGTCGCCCGAGGCGTTCGGCATCGTGTCGCTCGGCACGTTCTTCCTGGGCCTGCTCGATGTGCGCAGCAAGTTCGGGTTTGAGCACGCGTTTACGCAGCGGCAGCCGACTACACCGGAAGCGATCGACACGTATCTGGGGCTTCAACTCGGGTTCGGGCTGGCGACCGTGCTGGTGGCCCTCGTCGCATGGCTGCCGCTCGGCTGGCTTGGCTACGCTGTTGAGGTGCGCGAGGCGTTGCTGATTCTGGCGGCACTGGCGCTGGTCGATGCGGCGGGCGCGGTGCCGCGCGTGGCGCTCGAAAAGGAGCTGAACTTCCGCGCCACGAGTGTGGTCGTCAGCGTCGCGCTGCTGGTATCCAACGTGGTGGCCGTGATCATGGCGTTCACCGGATTCGGATACTGGAGCCTGCTGGCCCAGGTCGGGGTGAACGCCTTCGTCGGCGCGGTTGGCTACTGGCGTGTAGCGGGACTGCGCGCCCGGCCGCGCGTGAATCGCGACATAGCGGTCTGGATGCTGCGCTTTGGCGGCGTCATGGCCGTCGGTTCGGTGGCAACCCTGATATTGCTGCAATATGACAATTTTCTCGTCGGCACATTCGCCGGCGTCGCGACGCTCGGATTCTACGAGCGCGCTTACAAGGTGGCGCAGTGGCCCACCGGCCTCGTGACGCACGTCGTTTCGCGCAGCGCCTTCCCGACATACGCGAAACTGCAAGACGATCGCCCGCGCCTGTCGAAGGCGTTCAATCTGACGCTGTGGCTGATCACGACGCTGTCGCTGCCGGTGGCCATCGCACTGTTTGTATCGGCGCCCGATTTCATCGAGTTGATTTTTGGCGGCGCGTGGCTGCCCTCCGCGCTGTTCCTGCGCGTGCTGATCGGCTATTCGCTGCTGCGACCGCTATTGGACGACACTGGCGCGCTGTTCACCGCGCTCGGCAAGCCGCATCTGTCGAGCCTCACAGTCGGCGCGCAGGCGGTGGCGCTAATTCTGTTCGCCACACCGCTTACTCTGATCTACGGGGCGGTCGGCACGGCGATCGGCGTCGGCATCGCGTTTGTGGTCGGCGTGATTGTTGCTTATCGCAACGTCGCGCGGCAGGTCGATCTCGCCTTCGGCGACACCTTCCTGCGCCCGGCGCTGGCTGCCGCAGCGGCGCTAGCCGTGTATGCCCTCGTGCGACTGGGCGGCGATTTCAACGTGCTCCCGGTTCCGGCACGCTTTGTCTTGAAAGCGGGACTGGCCAGCATTACGTACGTCAGCGTCGCCCTGCTACTCGACCGGCGCACACTCATTGATCGGACACGCTACATTGTCTCTTTCTTGCGCGCAACTCCTAACTCAGAGGGCAACCCATAG
- the wecB gene encoding UDP-N-acetylglucosamine 2-epimerase (non-hydrolyzing): MKILAICGTRPEALKMAPVVLALRAAPEFETQVAVTAQHRQMLDQALNLFGIRPDYDLNIMQAGQTIFDITSRTLLGLRDVLDQARPDLVLVQGDTTTVMTGALAAFYMRIPVGHVEAGLRSFDKYQPFPEEINRRITSTLTDLHFAPTDLARRNLEAEGVTPERIWVTGNTAVDALLHVAALQPPATHPLLDALDPARRLILVTTHRRENWGEPLRGICRAVRQLIETYRDIEVIYALHLNPVVQNIARTELADVPRLHLCDAVDYAPWVQMLKRSYLILTDSGGIQEEAPSLGKPVLVLRNVTERPEGVHAGTLKIVGTDTETIVREASTLLIDADARARMTRIGNPYGDGHAAARIVAAIREWAARSAG; encoded by the coding sequence ATGAAAATACTGGCCATCTGCGGCACGCGCCCGGAAGCCCTAAAAATGGCGCCAGTCGTGCTGGCCCTGCGTGCGGCGCCCGAATTTGAGACACAAGTCGCCGTGACCGCCCAGCACCGCCAGATGCTCGACCAGGCGCTGAATCTGTTCGGCATCCGGCCCGACTACGATCTGAACATCATGCAGGCCGGACAAACGATCTTCGACATCACGAGCCGCACCCTGCTCGGTCTGCGCGACGTGCTCGACCAGGCGCGCCCCGATCTGGTGCTGGTGCAGGGCGACACGACGACCGTGATGACCGGCGCCCTCGCCGCGTTCTACATGCGTATCCCGGTCGGCCACGTCGAGGCCGGCTTGCGCTCATTCGACAAGTACCAGCCGTTCCCGGAGGAGATCAACCGCCGCATCACCTCGACGCTCACCGACCTGCATTTCGCACCGACCGACCTGGCGCGGCGCAATCTGGAAGCCGAGGGCGTCACACCGGAACGAATCTGGGTCACGGGCAACACGGCCGTCGATGCTCTGCTGCACGTCGCCGCGCTGCAGCCGCCCGCCACACATCCCCTTCTAGACGCGCTCGATCCCGCCCGGCGGCTGATCCTGGTGACAACGCACCGGCGCGAAAACTGGGGCGAGCCGCTGCGCGGCATCTGCCGGGCCGTGCGGCAACTGATCGAGACGTACCGGGACATCGAGGTAATCTATGCCCTGCACCTCAACCCGGTGGTACAGAACATCGCCCGCACCGAACTGGCGGACGTGCCGCGCCTGCATCTGTGCGATGCCGTAGACTATGCGCCGTGGGTGCAGATGCTCAAACGCTCGTATCTGATCCTGACCGACTCCGGGGGCATCCAGGAAGAGGCGCCGTCGCTGGGCAAGCCCGTGCTGGTGCTGCGCAACGTAACCGAGCGGCCGGAGGGCGTGCATGCCGGCACGCTCAAGATCGTCGGTACCGACACGGAGACGATCGTGCGCGAGGCCAGTACCCTGCTGATCGACGCTGACGCGCGGGCGCGCATGACGCGCATCGGCAACCCGTATGGCGACGGGCACGCGGCAGCGCGCATCGTCGCCGCCATCCGCGAGTGGGCCGCGAGGTCCGCAGGTTGA
- a CDS encoding glycosyltransferase has product MKRITVLVSDLPDGALHERARALFGRLADRYDVRIVCHEGGARRRIAHFFNTLQRARPDLIYIVDPIYAAVVAARSYTWLHRTPMVLDTGDMVYELAKEVGRLGAQALTVVRWAEQTALSMAHTIVVRGDYHRDWLARHGRANVTFIPDGVDLAQYHPTAARPWRARFGISEDDLAVGGVGSLSWNFRRRTGYGWDLVEALAFLRGAPVKGILFGDGDGLGILKARAAELGVDRQIAFAGRVLPADLNDAVNALDVALVSAPDSEISWVRTTGKLPLYLACDRYIISTAVGTAARVLDGTDMLLPYEGIGRDDRYPVTLADRLRALIGLPDAVKMNGRGVALARQHFDYDMLAKRLDSVLTGVLS; this is encoded by the coding sequence TTGAAGCGCATCACCGTTCTCGTCAGCGACTTGCCCGACGGAGCGCTGCATGAGCGCGCGCGGGCGCTCTTCGGCCGCCTCGCCGACCGCTACGACGTCCGCATTGTCTGCCATGAAGGCGGCGCGCGGCGGCGTATCGCGCACTTCTTCAACACGCTGCAGCGCGCCCGCCCGGATCTGATCTACATCGTCGACCCGATCTATGCGGCGGTGGTGGCCGCGCGCAGCTACACCTGGCTTCACCGCACGCCTATGGTGCTCGACACGGGCGACATGGTCTACGAGTTGGCCAAAGAAGTTGGCCGCCTGGGCGCGCAGGCGCTGACGGTGGTGCGCTGGGCCGAGCAGACTGCACTCAGCATGGCGCACACCATTGTCGTGCGCGGCGACTATCACCGCGACTGGCTGGCCCGGCACGGCCGCGCGAACGTGACCTTCATCCCGGATGGCGTCGATCTCGCACAGTATCATCCGACTGCGGCGCGACCGTGGCGCGCGCGCTTCGGCATCAGCGAAGACGACCTGGCGGTCGGCGGTGTCGGCAGCCTCAGTTGGAACTTCCGACGACGCACCGGCTACGGCTGGGATCTCGTCGAGGCGCTGGCGTTTCTGCGCGGTGCGCCTGTCAAGGGGATCCTGTTCGGCGACGGCGACGGACTCGGCATCCTGAAAGCGCGCGCGGCTGAGCTCGGCGTGGATCGCCAGATCGCCTTTGCAGGGCGCGTATTGCCCGCCGATCTGAACGATGCCGTGAACGCGCTGGACGTGGCGCTCGTTTCCGCGCCGGACAGCGAGATCTCGTGGGTGCGGACGACGGGCAAGCTGCCGCTCTATCTGGCGTGTGACCGCTATATCATCTCCACCGCTGTGGGCACCGCCGCGCGCGTGCTCGACGGCACAGATATGCTCTTGCCGTACGAAGGAATCGGGCGCGACGACCGCTATCCGGTCACGCTGGCCGACCGGCTGCGCGCCCTGATCGGCCTGCCCGATGCCGTGAAGATGAACGGCCGTGGGGTCGCGCTGGCGCGTCAGCACTTCGATTACGACATGCTCGCTAAACGATTAGATAGCGTGCTGACTGGGGTACTATCATGA
- a CDS encoding glycosyltransferase, translating into MNPVVSVVVPTYNRAYGLSACLDSLMEQDFRDYEVILSDDGSTDDTRMVANRYPRVQYIAGPNAGPAAARNRGIHRARGEFVVFTDDDCRVPHEWLARIVDGYERHPEVAGVGGYLDPPDAVVQKSIFARYERFVSTRLYRQSAQQEMVGGLDNYPGDGTSNMSYRKAVLDVVGGFDEWFPYAAAEDHDLRVRVHALSHRLLYLPLRVEHMRTYSWASFRRQSIAHGRGVMRWETKTNDVRTPRTRILLRLLKRKAMYPVQIARFRSLSLATVHTAGELLDAYGQWLEWPRVARR; encoded by the coding sequence ATGAATCCCGTCGTCTCCGTGGTAGTGCCGACGTACAATCGTGCCTACGGGCTATCCGCCTGCCTCGATTCATTAATGGAGCAGGACTTCCGCGACTACGAGGTCATCCTGTCCGACGACGGCTCAACCGATGACACGCGCATGGTCGCCAACCGCTATCCCCGCGTGCAGTACATCGCGGGACCCAATGCCGGCCCGGCCGCGGCCCGCAATCGGGGCATCCATCGCGCTCGGGGTGAGTTCGTGGTGTTCACCGATGACGACTGTCGCGTGCCGCACGAGTGGCTGGCGCGTATCGTGGATGGGTACGAGCGGCACCCCGAGGTGGCGGGCGTCGGCGGCTATCTCGACCCGCCCGACGCGGTCGTCCAGAAGAGCATCTTCGCCCGCTACGAGCGATTCGTATCGACCCGGCTGTATCGGCAGAGCGCGCAGCAGGAAATGGTCGGCGGGTTGGACAATTATCCCGGCGACGGCACCAGCAATATGTCGTACCGCAAGGCGGTGCTCGACGTGGTCGGCGGCTTTGACGAGTGGTTCCCCTACGCCGCGGCTGAGGACCATGATTTGCGCGTGCGCGTCCATGCACTCAGCCACCGACTGCTCTACCTGCCGCTGCGTGTGGAACACATGCGGACGTATTCCTGGGCATCGTTCCGACGCCAGAGCATCGCACACGGGCGCGGGGTGATGCGCTGGGAGACCAAGACTAACGACGTCCGCACGCCGCGCACGCGCATCCTGCTGCGGCTGCTCAAGCGGAAGGCCATGTACCCCGTACAGATCGCGCGCTTTCGGTCGCTCTCACTGGCGACCGTCCACACGGCCGGTGAACTGCTGGACGCATACGGCCAGTGGCTCGAATGGCCCAGGGTGGCGCGCCGGTGA
- a CDS encoding glycosyltransferase family 4 protein, giving the protein MNVTLFRDLAQERWASIDVYGDRLADGLRKLSAPGWDYRSLAPRGWVSARWPTPSLYLNRVAVYMPYAFTHASALNHVLDNSYGHLLYALDAQHTIVTSHGGTPRSWRRWNREGPAMQFFDWTFKGTLRAARIVIVSDYSRRELLQDYDYDPARIRVVHHGIDERFAPVAEAVRVQTRARHTAPDERGLILHVGHCAARKNVEAALRAFAELLRQSSAPYRFLQIGGEWSPAQSALIAELGIGARVTQIAQAPNRDLPAFYNAADLFVFPSLYEGFGIPLIEAMACGAPVVCNDYELFHEVCGDAAGYADCTDPRALATAMARALNQTEVAAVLRERGLARARQFTWQQCAEQTLAVYQGLADELA; this is encoded by the coding sequence GTGAACGTCACCCTGTTCCGCGATCTCGCACAGGAGCGCTGGGCCAGCATCGACGTCTACGGCGATCGTCTTGCCGATGGTCTGCGCAAACTGAGCGCGCCGGGCTGGGATTATCGATCGCTGGCGCCGCGCGGCTGGGTCTCGGCTCGCTGGCCAACGCCCTCGCTCTATCTGAATCGCGTGGCCGTCTACATGCCGTACGCGTTCACGCACGCTTCCGCGCTGAACCATGTGCTCGACAACTCGTACGGGCATCTGCTGTATGCGCTCGATGCGCAACACACGATCGTCACGTCGCACGGCGGCACGCCGCGCTCATGGCGGCGCTGGAATCGCGAAGGGCCAGCCATGCAGTTCTTCGACTGGACGTTCAAGGGCACCCTGCGGGCGGCACGCATCGTGATCGTCAGCGACTACTCGCGCCGCGAACTGCTGCAGGATTACGACTACGATCCGGCGCGCATCCGCGTCGTGCACCACGGCATCGACGAGCGCTTTGCGCCGGTCGCTGAGGCGGTTCGCGTGCAGACGCGCGCCCGGCACACGGCCCCCGATGAGCGCGGGCTGATCCTGCACGTCGGCCACTGCGCGGCGCGCAAGAACGTCGAAGCGGCGCTGCGAGCGTTCGCTGAGCTACTGCGCCAGTCATCCGCGCCGTACCGTTTCCTGCAGATCGGCGGCGAGTGGTCGCCCGCGCAGAGTGCGCTGATCGCGGAACTGGGCATTGGCGCGCGCGTGACACAGATCGCTCAGGCACCCAACCGCGACCTACCGGCGTTCTATAACGCCGCCGACCTGTTCGTCTTCCCTTCACTGTACGAGGGTTTCGGCATTCCGCTGATCGAGGCGATGGCCTGCGGCGCGCCAGTCGTCTGCAACGACTACGAGCTCTTTCACGAGGTGTGCGGCGACGCGGCGGGCTACGCGGATTGCACCGACCCGCGCGCACTGGCCACGGCGATGGCACGCGCGCTGAACCAGACCGAGGTCGCCGCCGTGCTGCGCGAGCGCGGTCTGGCGCGCGCCCGGCAGTTCACCTGGCAGCAGTGCGCCGAACAGACGCTGGCCGTCTATCAAGGGCTGGCTGACGAGCTGGCATGA
- a CDS encoding FkbM family methyltransferase: protein MMRSLLPPLLRVAGHGPIDRGKYRLALWAYRHLRPLPAPQTVSLFNGLRMEIDPNEFVQSQIYYIGAYELYLARYVRQLLRPGSAFMDIGAHVGQYTLIAAGAGASVHTFEPNPSNFVRLQRNVELNALQGVTLNRMAVARTSGMLQFSLPDADNTGSGSLAERPGTQTVAVNATTIDAYCAEHGIQPDFIKMDIEGGELDALRSGEQILRARPALVLEASGEALAQFGHSCAELINYLVDRGYKLHTLARDRLVPMNGDTIADDYDNLICLPA, encoded by the coding sequence ATGATGCGCTCACTCCTGCCGCCGCTGCTCCGGGTCGCCGGGCACGGGCCGATCGATCGCGGCAAGTACCGCCTGGCGCTGTGGGCGTACCGCCACTTGCGCCCGCTGCCAGCGCCGCAGACCGTGTCGCTGTTCAACGGCCTGCGCATGGAGATCGACCCCAACGAGTTCGTGCAGAGCCAGATCTACTACATCGGCGCGTACGAGTTGTACCTGGCGCGGTACGTTCGGCAACTGCTGCGACCCGGCTCGGCATTCATGGACATCGGCGCCCACGTCGGCCAGTACACGCTGATTGCCGCCGGCGCTGGCGCCAGCGTGCATACCTTCGAACCAAACCCGAGCAATTTCGTCCGCCTGCAACGCAACGTCGAACTGAACGCCCTGCAAGGCGTGACCTTGAACCGCATGGCGGTCGCCCGCACAAGTGGGATGCTCCAGTTTTCGCTGCCCGATGCCGACAACACTGGTTCCGGTTCGCTGGCAGAACGCCCCGGCACACAGACCGTAGCCGTGAACGCGACCACCATCGATGCCTACTGCGCCGAACACGGCATCCAACCTGACTTTATCAAAATGGACATTGAAGGCGGTGAGTTGGACGCCTTGCGTAGCGGCGAGCAGATACTCCGAGCGCGCCCCGCGCTCGTGCTCGAAGCGTCCGGCGAGGCACTGGCGCAGTTCGGGCACAGTTGCGCCGAGTTGATCAACTACCTGGTGGATCGCGGCTACAAGCTGCATACGCTGGCGCGCGACCGACTCGTCCCGATGAATGGCGACACAATAGCCGACGACTACGACAATCTGATCTGCCTGCCCGCATGA